In the genome of Candidatus Neomarinimicrobiota bacterium, the window CGGTGCTCGGCGTGCACCGCGAGGCGGCGCTGCCCAAGTTCCACGGCAAGACCTTCGTGCTGCGCGCCAAGCGCTCGGCGCCCGGAGTCAACGCGAGCGCGCCGGCCCACGGCCGCAAGGCCGTGCTCTACGCGACCTGCTTCGTCAACTACAACAACCCCGGCATCGGCGAGGCGAGCCGCTTTGTCCTGGCCCGCAACGGCGTCGAGACCCAGGTCGTCTATCCGGGCTGCTGCGGCATGCCCCAATTCGAGCGCGGCGACATCGCCAAGGTGGCCGAGGCCGCGCGCCGCGTCGCGGCCGAGATGGAACCCTGGATCGATCGGGGCCACGCGGTGATCGCGCTCACGCCGTCCTGCGCGCTGATGCTCAAGTTCGAATGGCCGCTGATCCTGCCCGAGGATCCGGTCGTCAAGAAGCTTTCGGAGGCGACCTACGATATCGCCGAATATGTCGTCGATATCGCCAAGAACGAGGGTCTGGCCGAGGGTTTGGGGGCGCTGCCCGGCGGGGTCGCGCTGCACCTGGCCTGTCACGCCCGGGCCCAGAACATGGGCCCCAAGGCGGCGGAGATGCTGCGCCTGGCGCCGGGCGCGGAGCTCACCGTGATCGATCGCTGCTCGGGCCACGGCGGCTCCTGGGGGGTCATGAAGGAGCATTTCGAGACCGCGCTCAAGCTCGGCCGCCCGGCGGCGCGCCAGGTGGCCAACAGCGGCCAGCAGTTCATCGCCTCGGAGTGCCCGCTCGCCGGCCTGCACCTGCTTCAGGGCGTCGAGCGCCAGGACGGCGAGAACAAGCCCGATACCGAAACCGCCCATCACCCGATCGAGCTATTCGCCCGCGCCTACGGCTATGAAGGTTAGACGCTAATGACCGCCAAGCACGAGATCGCCCGCGACGACATCCTGCCGATGGCGGACTATGTGCGCGAGCGCAAGGAGCGCCGCGTCACGCTGGCGGCGGTCAAGAAGGCACTGGACGAGGGCGACACAGCCACGGCGGGCACGACCTTTCGCCGACTATGGCGTCGGTTCAGCCCGGCCGTACAGAACCGCTTCATGAGGTTCTACTCACCCCCGGCCGTCCGCATGGTCTGGCCCAAGGACAAGAAGGAGATCGAGAAGGACAAGGCCAAGCGAGAAGCGGAGGCCAAGAAGAGCAAGAAGAAGCGCCCCCGCGGAGGCCTGCCGGAGATGCTCACCCGCGAGCTCACACCGAAAGAGAAACGGCGCAGCCGCGGTGGCCACCGTGGTGGCTACACGATCATCGATGGCATGATGGTGCCGATCGGCCAGGACGACGACAAGAAAAAGGTCGTCACCGCCCACTCCGTGCTCGTCCAGCACGAGTTCGGCCGGCGCGAAATCCAACGGCAGCTTCGCTCGCTGCCGGCGGCCTTCCTCGGCACCATCGCCGCCCGCGACATCTACAAGGCGTTGGTCTCCCTCGAGGTGGAGAAGTTCGGCTGCGTGGTCTGCCACTCGGGCCGGGCCAAGTGCTGGCCACAAGTGTGGCCTCCTGGTACGCCTTACCGACTACCCAATTGCGCGCTACCCTGGGAACCCGACTGACCAGCAGCGAAGATGGTCAGGAACGATCCCGCGCAGGGCTACAGCAGGTTCACTTTCTGGCACACCTGGATAATCGTACGGCGCTCGGTGTGGTTCTGCACCCGCTGACTCGTTCGCAGATGAGTCTGATAGATACCAATAGCTATCTGATCCTGGCTGCCGATACGCTTCGCTATGCCAAGATTCGGCGATTGGAAGGCGGCGTGTCGAGCTTGAAGCTGGGTCTATCGCGCCAATTGAGCGAATCCACGGCCATCGGATTGTCGCTAGGCATTATATTCGGCTCGATTCTGGAAGCGGACACCCTCGGCTTCACTGAGCGGGGCGACCGGACAGATGTGCTGAACTGGGTGCCGGCTCTGGAGCCCTATCTTGCGTCCGAACGGAGCACCTCCTTTCTGGGCCGGACCATTGGCTTCGGATTCCAGACCGGCGCCTGGCCCCGGTCCCGGAGCATGATCGGCTTGCAGATCGATTGGCCCCTGGCCGTCACGGCGAAGGTGAGCACCCGCTATCACCAGCTGCCGGCCTATTCGAACACTCGGCAGAAGGGCCTGCACCTGCCTTCAACGATCAGTGCCAGTTACGGGCTGGATGTGACCTCCCGGCAGCGCCTGCTGGCCGATGCCAACATCATCCGCAACCGAGCCAAGGTGGGCGCCGCCGTCACCAACGCCCAGGCATTTCTCGCGGTGCAGCAGGAGTTCGGCTCGTTCGATCGCTACATCTGGCAGTTCACCGACGGCCAAACCCGCCTGTATCCCCTCGCTGAGAACTGGGATAAGCTGCGGGTCTCCTCGCCCGAATCCGATGCCATGTCCGCCGATCTGAAGCAGCGCGGCTTCAAGTTCGTCGGCACCGTCACCTGCTACGCCTACATGCAGAGCATCGGCATGGTCGACGACCATCTCATGGGTTGCCCCCGCCATGCAGCCCGCTGAGCCGCCCCTGAGCGCAACGCTCGATTCCGACGTAACTTTTGCGCAGGACCGCCCCTGCGGCTAGACCGCGTGCGAATCTGCCCATGCCGAAACTCCACCTTCACCCCGCCGTGGCCCCCTTCGAGGAGGCCATGATCGAATTCCGGCGGCACCTCCACCAGCACCCTGAGCTGGGCTTCCAGGAGGAGGAAACCGCCCGCTATATCCTGGCCCGGATCGACGGCCTCGGCCTGGAGGTGCGCCACCCGGTGGCCCGCACGGGCATCGTGGCTCTCCTGCGCAACGACGATGGTCCCTGCATCGCCCTGCGCGCCGACATGGACGCGCTCCCCATCCAGGAGACCGGCGACCTGCCCTACAAGTCCGTCAACGACGGCGTCATGCACGCCTGCGGCCACGACGGCCACACGGCCATCCTCCTGGGCACTCTCATGGCCCTCCAGCGGCACACGGATTTGTGGCGGGGCACCGTCAAGTTCATCTTTCAGCCCGCCGAGGAGGGCGACGCCGGGGCCGAGCACATGGTGCGTGAGGGGGTCTTGCGCGATCCGGTTCCCGCCGCCGTCTTCGGCCTGCACCTCTGGAACTACCTCCGGCTGGGTGCCATCGGAGTCCAGGCGGGACCGGTGACGGCGGCGGCGGACGCCTTCGAGATCACCGTCCGGGGCGAGGGAGGACACGGCGCCCGGCCACAGGGCACGGTGGATGCCGTCCATGTGGCCGCCCAGCTGGTGGTGGCGCTGCAGTCCGTGGTAAGCCGCAACCTCGACCCCCTCGAGCCGGGGGTGGTCACCATCGGCAAGATCGAGGGGGGCTACAG includes:
- a CDS encoding DNA-3-methyladenine glycosylase I, which encodes MIGLQIDWPLAVTAKVSTRYHQLPAYSNTRQKGLHLPSTISASYGLDVTSRQRLLADANIIRNRAKVGAAVTNAQAFLAVQQEFGSFDRYIWQFTDGQTRLYPLAENWDKLRVSSPESDAMSADLKQRGFKFVGTVTCYAYMQSIGMVDDHLMGCPRHAAR
- a CDS encoding amidohydrolase; its protein translation is MPKLHLHPAVAPFEEAMIEFRRHLHQHPELGFQEEETARYILARIDGLGLEVRHPVARTGIVALLRNDDGPCIALRADMDALPIQETGDLPYKSVNDGVMHACGHDGHTAILLGTLMALQRHTDLWRGTVKFIFQPAEEGDAGAEHMVREGVLRDPVPAAVFGLHLWNYLRLGAIGVQAGPVTAAADAFEITVRGEGGHGARPQGTVDAVHVAAQLVVALQSVVSRNLDPLEPGVVTIGKIEGGYSYNVIADRVDLQGTARSYSEDQRRLIRDRLQALCDGLAAAYGARIELAYRHGYPPTVNDPAMTDVAAQAARTVAGDGAGEFDRSMVGEDIAYFLREVPGCFFFVGSAKPDDGPDKVPHHSAHFDFDERALAAGASVFVNIVTAMLPRT
- a CDS encoding glycerol-3-phosphate dehydrogenase; amino-acid sequence: VLGVHREAALPKFHGKTFVLRAKRSAPGVNASAPAHGRKAVLYATCFVNYNNPGIGEASRFVLARNGVETQVVYPGCCGMPQFERGDIAKVAEAARRVAAEMEPWIDRGHAVIALTPSCALMLKFEWPLILPEDPVVKKLSEATYDIAEYVVDIAKNEGLAEGLGALPGGVALHLACHARAQNMGPKAAEMLRLAPGAELTVIDRCSGHGGSWGVMKEHFETALKLGRPAARQVANSGQQFIASECPLAGLHLLQGVERQDGENKPDTETAHHPIELFARAYGYEG